The Deltaproteobacteria bacterium genome includes the window AACGTGCTGGACGTGCTGGTCAAGAACTTCAACATCATGCCGATCAGTACGCCGGAGGAGGATCTGAAGGCCATCCTGGGGTAAGGCCCCGGGCAGAATCTGCAGGGTCACGGGGATGGTGGAAATGCGCTATCCCTGTGATCGTTCCAAAGGCCGGAGGGCTTAACGTTCAATCGGCCATATGAATGGTTCAGTTGAAAAAAGGGGGGTATCATGAAATGTCCGGGACAGGACAGCCAGTATTGGAAACCGGGGGCCATTTTTGAGGTCAAGTGCCCCAAATGCGGCAATGAGGTGGAATTTTTCAGGGATGACCCCACCCGGAAGTGCCCCAAGTGCGGTCATCGCTTTCTCAATCCGGACCTGGACTTCGGATGCGCCTCCTACTGCCCGCATGCGGAGCAGTGCATCGGGAATCTCCCCCCTGAACTCCTTGCCCAGAAAGAAAACCTGCTCAAAGATCGGGTCGCCATTGAGATGAAGCGCCATCTGAGACAGGACTTCAAGCGGATCGGTCATGCCAGCCGTGTGGCCCGGTACGCCGAGCAGATCGGCCGGGAAGAAGGGGGCAATCTGGCGGTCGTTTTGTGTGCGGCATATCTTCAGGACCTGGGGGCCGGTTCCGAGGAAAAAGAAGCGACCGCCCTGGCACGGGAGATCCTGACCCGACTGGGGGCCAAGGAGGCGCTGGTGGATGAGGTGTGCGACCTGATCGCCCTTGGCCGTGAGCCGGGGGGAAAAGATGCGATCAACCTGAAAGTTCTCCATGATGCCGATATGATTGCGCGGCTGGAGGAAAGGCAAAAGGAACATCCGGACGATGAAGCGGAACTGACCCGTGTCCTGAAGACGTCGTTTCTGACCGGGAGCGGCCGCAGGCTTGGAGAAAAAAGACTTTTGGAAACGAAAGGATAGTCCCATGAAGGTGATGCGAAAGATAATCGAAATCGATGATGAACTCTGCGACGGGTGCGGCCAGTGTGTGCCTTCCTGCGCCGAAGGGGCCATAGAGGTGATAGACGGCAAGGCCCGTCTGGTGGCGGAAAAATACTGCGACGGCCTGGGCGCCTGCATGGGGGAATGCCCTACAGGGGCGCTCAGGATTGTGGAGCGCGAGGCAGAAGACTTTGATGAGGAGGCGGTGGAGCAGTACCTCAGTGAAAAGCCAGGCAATGCGGAGCCGGTGCCCATGGCCTGCGGATGTCCCTCCAGCCAGATCCAGACCTTCATCCCGGAGGCTCCCTCCGGGGAGCCCTCGGCAACGGAACCGCAGGCCGGGACAGGGTCGGCCCTCAGCCACTGGCCGGTTCAGATCAATCTGATCCCGGCCAAGGCGCCATTTTTAAAGGGGGCCGATCTGCTGATTGCCGCGGATTGCGTCCCGGTGGCCTCCCCTAATTTTCACCGGGATTTTGTGAAAGGAAAGGTGGTGATGGTGGGGTGCCCCAAGTTCGATGATGTGGCGGGATATATCAATAAGTTTACGGATATATTCAAGATTGCGGGCATTCGAACGATCACCGTCGTGGTCATGGAGGTCCCCTGCTGTTCAGGACTGCCGATGGTGGTGAAACGGGCGCTTGAGGCATCCGGGAAAGAGATTCCGATGGAGGAGGTGGTGATCAGTACGCGGGGGGAGATTTTGAAAAGAAGAAAGATTGCCACGTAGCGATTTGACCTTATATTATCTAGAAATACTCAGACTTTTTTTGGATGTTTGATATCCCAAGGTCTATTTGAGACCGAATCTGAGTATCACCCAAATTCGGAATGCGCCGATTCAACAGGAAAGGGAGGTAGTGTTATGGCCACTGTCAAGATCAAGGGGATGTCCTGCAACCACTGCGTCATGGCCGTTCAGAAGGCATTGAGCGGGGTCGAAGGGGTGACGAATATCAAGGTGGATCTGGAGAAGGGTGAGGCCACATTTGATGAAGCCGCTCCCGTTGATACGAATACCATAAAGGAAGCGATCCAAAAGGCAGGGTATCAGGTTGGCTGACAAGGTCCAGCTCCAGATCTCAGGGATGTCCTGTGCGGCCTGCGTGCGACGGGTCGAGCAGGGATTGTCAGACCTGAAGGGCGTGTCATCGGCCTCGGTCAATTTTGCCACCCAGAAGGCCACCCTGGAGTATGACCCGGCAGAAGTGGGCCCGGATCAGATGGCCGCAAAGGTCAGGGACCTGGGGTACGAGGTGATCGGACGGGATGTGGGAGGGGAACCTGCGCTTCAAAAAACCACCGTTTCCATAGGAGGAATGACGTGCGCCGCCTGCGTCCGGCGTGTGGAATCCGCCCTCGGAAGCATCGAGGGTATTACCGACGCCGCCGTCAACCTGGCCACCGGGAGGGCGACAGTCCTCCACCGGCCGGATTGGGCCGGGCTTGAGGCGGTCCGGAAGACGGTATCCGATGCGGGGTATGAGTTCCTGGGCGCCTCTGAAGCGCTGCTCGAAGATCCGGTGGAGTCGGCCCGAATTACAGAAGTCAGGGACTTGAAGATCCGATTTTGGACCGGGGTGGTCCTGAGCATCATCATTTTTATGGGTTCCATGCAATCATGGTTCCCCTTTCTTCGTCCCATTCCCAGGCAGATCATGCTGGTGGCCCTTTTTGTTCTGACCACGCCTGTGGTCTTCTGGGTGGGTAGCCGGTTTATCGTCGGGGCGATCAAGGCGGCCCGGCAGAAGACCACGGATATGAATACCCTGGTGGCGGTGGGGGCCCTGTCCGCCTATTTCTACTCATCTTTGACGACCTTTGCGCCCCGGCTGTTCGTCGAGGCCGGCATGTCCTTTCATGTCTATTTTGACGGCGCTGCCATGATCATTACCCTCATCCTGTTAGGCCGGCTTTTAGAGGCCAAGGCCAAGGGAAAGACCACTTCGGCCATCAAAAACCTCATGGGGCTCAAGCCCCGGACGGCCCGCGTCATCCGAGAGGGGAATGCCACGGACATCCCGATAGAGTCGGTCATCCCGGACGATCTGATCATGGTACGACCCGGTGAAAAAATCCCCACCGACGGGGTGGTGGTTTCCGGATCTTCGGCCGTTGACGAGGCCATGTTGACCGGTGAAAGCATCCCGGTCTCCAAGGAAGCCGGGAGCGAGGTCTTTGCCGCCACCATCAACAAGAGCGGCAGCTTCACCTTCAGGGCCACCCGGGTGGGGGCTGAAACGGCCCTGGCACAGATTATCCGGCTGGTGGAGGAGGCACAGGGTTCCAAGGCCCCCATACAACGCCTTGCGGACAAGGTCGCATCCATCTTTGTCCCGGTGGTTTTCGGGATTGCCGTTCTCACCTTTGTGATCTGGTATGTTCTGGTCCCGGAACCCATCTTCAGCCGGGCCCTCCTCAATTTTGTATCGGTCCTGATCATCGCCTGTCCCTGCGCCATGGGCCTGGCCACGCCGACGGCGGTTATGGTGGGGACCGGCATCGGGGCCGAACGCGGGATCCTGATCAAGGGGGGTGAAAGCCTGGAAAACGCCTACAAACTGACCGCCATCGCCTTTGACAAAACCGGCACCCTCACACAGGGAGCGCCAGCGGTCACGGATGTGGTATCTTATGGGGAAAGAACCGAAGCGGATATCCTGAAGATTGCGGTTTCCATTGAATCGGTGTCTGAGCATCCCCTGGCCCAGGCGGTGGCAGCAAAGGCGGCGGAACGCCATATCTCACCCAGGGAAATTGCTGATTTTGAGGCCCTGTCAGGCCTGGGGGCCCGGGGCGTGATTGACGGAAAGGAATGCATTCTGGGCAATCGCCGACTGATGGATAAAGAAGGTATCGGTGTGGAGGGGCTTGAACAGACGGCCGATCGGCTTGCCGGCGGGGGCAAGACCTGTGTATTTGTGGCGGAGGAAGGCCGCGTGGCCGGTCTTATCGCGTTTCTGGATCCGCCCAAGGCATCTGCGGCAGGGGCTATCGCCGACCTCAAAGCCATGGGGCT containing:
- a CDS encoding heavy metal translocating P-type ATPase; translated protein: MADKVQLQISGMSCAACVRRVEQGLSDLKGVSSASVNFATQKATLEYDPAEVGPDQMAAKVRDLGYEVIGRDVGGEPALQKTTVSIGGMTCAACVRRVESALGSIEGITDAAVNLATGRATVLHRPDWAGLEAVRKTVSDAGYEFLGASEALLEDPVESARITEVRDLKIRFWTGVVLSIIIFMGSMQSWFPFLRPIPRQIMLVALFVLTTPVVFWVGSRFIVGAIKAARQKTTDMNTLVAVGALSAYFYSSLTTFAPRLFVEAGMSFHVYFDGAAMIITLILLGRLLEAKAKGKTTSAIKNLMGLKPRTARVIREGNATDIPIESVIPDDLIMVRPGEKIPTDGVVVSGSSAVDEAMLTGESIPVSKEAGSEVFAATINKSGSFTFRATRVGAETALAQIIRLVEEAQGSKAPIQRLADKVASIFVPVVFGIAVLTFVIWYVLVPEPIFSRALLNFVSVLIIACPCAMGLATPTAVMVGTGIGAERGILIKGGESLENAYKLTAIAFDKTGTLTQGAPAVTDVVSYGERTEADILKIAVSIESVSEHPLAQAVAAKAAERHISPREIADFEALSGLGARGVIDGKECILGNRRLMDKEGIGVEGLEQTADRLAGGGKTCVFVAEEGRVAGLIAFLDPPKASAAGAIADLKAMGLRTVLITGDNQRSARAIGEPLGMDQILAEVLPAGKVDAIKGLQAEGHVVGMVGDGINDAPALSTADIGIAIGAGTDVAMEASDITLMRDDLQTVPEALRLSFETMKVIKQNLFWAFFYNSLGIPVAAGILYPFFGILLNPVFAAGAMAMSSVSVVSNSLRLRRRAALRRKE
- a CDS encoding 4Fe-4S binding protein; amino-acid sequence: MKVMRKIIEIDDELCDGCGQCVPSCAEGAIEVIDGKARLVAEKYCDGLGACMGECPTGALRIVEREAEDFDEEAVEQYLSEKPGNAEPVPMACGCPSSQIQTFIPEAPSGEPSATEPQAGTGSALSHWPVQINLIPAKAPFLKGADLLIAADCVPVASPNFHRDFVKGKVVMVGCPKFDDVAGYINKFTDIFKIAGIRTITVVVMEVPCCSGLPMVVKRALEASGKEIPMEEVVISTRGEILKRRKIAT
- a CDS encoding HD domain-containing protein; its protein translation is MKCPGQDSQYWKPGAIFEVKCPKCGNEVEFFRDDPTRKCPKCGHRFLNPDLDFGCASYCPHAEQCIGNLPPELLAQKENLLKDRVAIEMKRHLRQDFKRIGHASRVARYAEQIGREEGGNLAVVLCAAYLQDLGAGSEEKEATALAREILTRLGAKEALVDEVCDLIALGREPGGKDAINLKVLHDADMIARLEERQKEHPDDEAELTRVLKTSFLTGSGRRLGEKRLLETKG
- a CDS encoding copper ion binding protein is translated as MATVKIKGMSCNHCVMAVQKALSGVEGVTNIKVDLEKGEATFDEAAPVDTNTIKEAIQKAGYQVG